A portion of the Pseudomonas sp. GR 6-02 genome contains these proteins:
- a CDS encoding mechanosensitive ion channel family protein, translating to MFARLFALPCLFLVCLMTLLPLTPAQAAGLPGLLSGSAKTQPEAQAPLGQSLDEVIKSLENDQQRTKLLADLKKLRDVSKKAQPTTEEGVLGLIGGTLASFEKQFSGADSPLTRWSEEVNLAKDELVALMLPANEWLPIIFAFAMILMVWSLLAAALIWLGHRVRMRFGLTEELPQHPKALDMLRFALRKLGPWMIALVMTVYMTYALPSSLGKSLAMVLAYALVVGTCFSAICVIAFSLLDGPHRHRALYILRHQAFRPLWLIGSFAAFGEALNDPRLIASLGEHLAHTAATFANVLAAIFTGFFILRFRRPIAHLIRNQPLSRRLTRRALSDTIEILGTFWYLPALVLVGISLFATFVSAGDTSTALRQSLICTVLLVLCMVINGLVRRHALKPQRGPKRHALYSDRLKSFFYTLAHLLVWLAFIELGLRVWGMSLIRFTEGEGHEVSVKLFSLGGTLIFAWLIWILSDTAVHHALTRSRKGLANARAQTMMPLIRNVLFVAIFIIALIVALANMGMNVTPLLAGAGVIGLAIGFGAQSLVADLITGLFIIIEDSLAIDDYVDVGGHLGTVEGLTIRTVRLRDIDGIVHTIPFSEIKSIKNYSREFGYAIFRVAVPSNMDIDEAIKLMRDVGQKMRTDPLQRRNIWSPLEIQGVESFESGNAILRARFKTAPIKQWEVSRAFNLSLKRHLDEAGLDLATPRMSIQVITPGGEQSA from the coding sequence GTGTTCGCTCGTCTTTTTGCCCTGCCCTGTTTGTTCCTTGTCTGCCTGATGACGCTGCTGCCGCTGACGCCTGCCCAGGCGGCCGGCTTGCCGGGGCTGCTCAGCGGCTCGGCGAAAACCCAGCCCGAAGCGCAAGCTCCACTGGGGCAGTCGCTGGACGAAGTCATCAAGTCGCTGGAAAACGATCAGCAACGGACCAAACTGCTGGCGGACCTGAAAAAGCTGCGCGACGTCAGCAAAAAAGCCCAACCGACCACAGAAGAAGGCGTGCTGGGCCTGATCGGCGGCACCCTGGCCAGTTTCGAAAAGCAATTTTCCGGCGCCGACAGCCCCCTCACTCGCTGGTCCGAAGAAGTCAACCTGGCCAAGGATGAACTGGTGGCACTCATGCTGCCGGCCAATGAATGGCTGCCCATCATATTTGCCTTCGCCATGATCCTGATGGTCTGGAGCTTGCTGGCCGCCGCCCTGATCTGGCTCGGCCACCGGGTGCGCATGCGCTTCGGCCTCACCGAAGAACTGCCGCAACACCCCAAGGCCCTGGACATGCTGCGCTTTGCCTTGCGCAAACTCGGGCCGTGGATGATCGCCCTGGTCATGACGGTATACATGACCTACGCCCTGCCCTCGTCATTGGGCAAAAGCCTGGCCATGGTGCTGGCTTACGCGCTGGTGGTCGGTACCTGTTTCTCGGCGATCTGCGTCATCGCGTTTTCCCTGCTCGATGGCCCGCATCGCCATCGCGCCCTGTACATCCTGCGGCATCAGGCCTTCCGCCCGTTGTGGCTGATCGGCAGTTTCGCCGCCTTCGGTGAAGCCCTGAACGACCCGCGCCTGATCGCCAGCCTCGGTGAACATCTGGCCCATACGGCGGCGACGTTCGCCAATGTACTGGCGGCGATCTTCACAGGTTTTTTCATTCTGCGTTTCCGCCGGCCCATCGCGCACCTGATCCGCAACCAGCCGCTGTCTCGGCGCCTGACCCGCCGCGCCTTGAGCGACACGATCGAAATCCTCGGGACGTTCTGGTATCTGCCGGCGCTGGTGCTGGTGGGCATCTCACTGTTCGCCACCTTCGTCTCTGCCGGCGACACCAGCACCGCGCTGCGTCAGTCGCTGATCTGCACCGTGCTGCTGGTGTTGTGCATGGTCATCAACGGGCTGGTGCGCCGTCATGCACTCAAGCCACAACGCGGCCCCAAGCGCCATGCGCTGTATTCGGATCGCCTGAAAAGCTTCTTCTACACCCTCGCCCATCTGCTGGTATGGCTGGCGTTCATTGAACTCGGCCTGCGGGTCTGGGGCATGTCGCTGATTCGCTTCACCGAAGGCGAAGGCCATGAAGTCAGCGTCAAACTGTTCAGCCTCGGCGGCACGCTGATTTTTGCCTGGCTGATCTGGATCCTCAGCGACACCGCCGTGCATCACGCCCTTACCCGCTCGCGCAAAGGCCTGGCCAATGCCCGCGCGCAGACGATGATGCCGCTGATCCGCAACGTGCTGTTCGTGGCTATTTTCATCATTGCGCTGATCGTCGCCCTGGCGAACATGGGCATGAACGTCACGCCGCTGCTGGCCGGTGCCGGCGTCATCGGCCTGGCCATCGGTTTCGGCGCGCAATCGCTGGTGGCCGACTTGATCACCGGGCTGTTCATCATCATCGAAGACTCCCTGGCCATCGACGACTACGTGGACGTCGGCGGCCACCTGGGCACGGTCGAAGGCCTGACCATCCGCACCGTGCGCCTGCGGGACATCGACGGCATCGTCCACACCATTCCGTTCAGTGAAATCAAAAGCATCAAGAACTACTCCCGGGAGTTCGGCTACGCGATCTTCCGGGTGGCGGTGCCCTCGAACATGGACATCGACGAGGCGATCAAGCTGATGCGCGACGTCGGCCAGAAAATGCGCACCGACCCGCTGCAACGGCGCAACATCTGGTCGCCGCTGGAGATCCAGGGGGTCGAAAGTTTCGAGTCAGGCAATGCGATTCTTCGCGCCCGCTTCAAGACCGCGCCGATCAAGCAGTGGGAAGTGTCCCGGGCATTCAATTTATCGCTGAAGCGGCATCTGGATGAGGCCGGGCTGGATCTGGCGACACCGCGCATGAGCATTCAGGTGATCACCCCCGGTGGCGAACAATCTGCGTAG
- a CDS encoding ABC transporter substrate-binding protein, whose translation MKQFFLASLLGSTIALCTAAMAADTDLKTLEAAAKAEGAVNSVGMPDDWANWKGTWEDLAKKYGLKHIDTDMSSAQEIAKFAAEKDNATADIGDVGAAFGPIAVKQGVVQPYKPSTWAQVPDWAKDKDGNWALAYTGSIAFIINKKLLHGSEAPTKWADLKSGKYKVSIGDVSTAAQAANGVLAAALANGGDEKNIQPALLLFADIAKQGRLSMANPTIATMEKGEIEVGVVWDFNGLSYKAKMANPDDYTVLIPSDGSVISGYTTIINKYAKHPNAAKLAREYIFSDAGQINLAKGNARPIRAEHLTLPEEVKAKLLPNEQYKKVTPIKDADAWEKTSKSLPQKWQEEVIINMP comes from the coding sequence ATGAAACAGTTTTTCCTGGCATCACTGTTAGGCTCGACCATTGCCCTGTGCACTGCCGCCATGGCGGCGGATACCGATCTGAAAACACTCGAAGCCGCTGCGAAAGCGGAAGGCGCCGTCAACAGCGTCGGCATGCCCGATGACTGGGCCAACTGGAAAGGCACCTGGGAAGACCTGGCCAAGAAATACGGCCTGAAACACATCGACACCGACATGAGCTCGGCCCAGGAAATCGCCAAGTTCGCTGCCGAAAAAGACAACGCCACAGCCGACATCGGCGACGTCGGTGCCGCCTTCGGCCCGATCGCGGTCAAGCAGGGCGTGGTGCAACCTTACAAGCCAAGTACTTGGGCACAGGTTCCGGACTGGGCCAAGGACAAGGACGGTAACTGGGCACTGGCCTACACCGGCTCCATCGCGTTCATCATCAATAAAAAGCTGCTGCACGGTTCCGAAGCACCGACCAAATGGGCCGACCTCAAGAGCGGCAAGTACAAAGTCTCCATCGGTGACGTAAGCACCGCAGCCCAGGCCGCCAACGGCGTACTGGCCGCCGCCCTCGCCAATGGCGGTGACGAGAAAAACATTCAGCCAGCCCTGTTGCTGTTCGCAGACATCGCCAAGCAAGGCCGCCTGTCCATGGCCAACCCGACGATTGCCACCATGGAAAAGGGTGAAATCGAAGTCGGCGTGGTCTGGGACTTCAACGGCCTGAGCTACAAGGCCAAGATGGCGAATCCGGATGACTACACCGTGCTGATTCCATCCGATGGCTCGGTGATTTCCGGCTACACCACCATCATCAACAAATACGCCAAGCACCCGAACGCCGCCAAACTGGCCCGCGAATACATCTTCAGCGACGCTGGCCAGATCAACCTGGCAAAAGGCAACGCCCGTCCAATTCGCGCCGAGCATTTGACTCTGCCGGAAGAGGTCAAGGCCAAGCTGCTGCCTAACGAACAGTACAAAAAGGTCACGCCGATCAAAGACGCCGACGCGTGGGAAAAGACCTCCAAGTCGCTGCCGCAGAAGTGGCAGGAAGAAGTCATCATCAATATGCCGTAA
- a CDS encoding UTRA domain-containing protein yields the protein MRIETTKAVTAIGQVLQEQLDHGLLAPGSKLPAERKLSELFGTTRITVREALLQLEAQGQIYREERRGWFVSPPRLAYNLMQRSHFHAMVSAQGRVPSTEVISARLQPASAAVCAWLQLPALSSVIQICRSRRIDGRLVLYVEHYLNPQYFPGILDFDLNQSMTELYARHYDLHYGRVRFEIVPTALSVDAAAALRVSVGSPGLRIARVNYDQHQRLIDCDLEFWRHDAIHVGVDVV from the coding sequence ATGCGCATCGAGACAACCAAAGCGGTGACAGCGATCGGGCAGGTTCTGCAAGAACAGCTCGACCACGGGCTGTTGGCGCCTGGGAGCAAGTTGCCGGCCGAGCGCAAGCTCAGTGAGTTGTTCGGTACCACGCGGATTACCGTGCGTGAGGCGTTGTTGCAGTTGGAGGCCCAGGGCCAGATTTATCGCGAAGAGCGGCGTGGCTGGTTCGTGTCGCCACCACGGCTGGCTTATAACCTGATGCAACGCAGCCACTTTCACGCGATGGTCAGCGCCCAGGGGCGGGTGCCGTCCACCGAGGTGATTTCCGCGCGTTTGCAACCGGCGTCAGCGGCGGTGTGTGCCTGGCTCCAGTTGCCGGCGCTGTCGAGCGTGATCCAGATCTGCCGCTCGCGACGGATTGACGGGCGATTGGTGCTGTATGTGGAGCACTACCTGAACCCGCAGTATTTTCCGGGGATCCTGGATTTCGATCTGAATCAGTCGATGACCGAACTGTATGCGCGGCATTACGACTTGCACTACGGGCGGGTGCGCTTCGAGATCGTGCCGACCGCGTTGTCGGTGGACGCCGCGGCGGCTTTACGGGTGTCGGTGGGCAGCCCGGGGTTGCGGATTGCCCGGGTCAACTACGATCAGCATCAGCGGCTGATCGATTGTGACCTGGAGTTTTGGCGCCATGATGCGATTCATGTCGGGGTGGATGTGGTTTGA